A single Lactuca sativa cultivar Salinas chromosome 8, Lsat_Salinas_v11, whole genome shotgun sequence DNA region contains:
- the LOC111919947 gene encoding protein OXIDATIVE STRESS 3 LIKE 2: MCVAFVSNSCSDSNRIKSQGFSDWMGIYNISDSTQFTGGNPWTSRLPAVKEEDDSSSSSSIGKNSDAGGGDSDDEVQSTDNGPLNQLNDLEKVLPIKRGLSSFYAGKSKSYGNLEDASSVQSIQDIVKPEDAYTRKRKNMIAHTVLFEKLRKSSASSSKRLANSTTTGTHARSLPPLPPNTTNESSASSSPSPSPSASASPSPRMYYFPWRSLSLSDLHHASSITDSVINERDKEDEH; the protein is encoded by the exons ATGTGTGTTGCTTTCGTGAGTAATAGTTGTAGTGATAGTAATCGGATCAAATCCCAAGGGTTTTCTGACTGGATGGGGATCTATAACATTTCGGACTCCACCCAATTCACCGGAGGTAATCCATGGACCAGCAGGCTGCCGGCTGTTAAGGAGGAGGATGATTCATCCAGTTCTTCATCTATCGGCAAGAACAGTGACGCCGGAGGAGGTGATTCCGATGACGAAGTTCAGAGCACGGATAATGGACCGCTGAACCAGTTAAACGACTTGGAGAAAGTCTTGCCCATCAA GAGGGGGCTATCGTCGTTCTATGCCGGAAAATCAAAATCATATGGAAACCTAGAGGATGCGTCATCTGTTCAATCCATTCAAGACATTGTTAAGCCGGAAGATGCTTACACCCGGAAACGCAAGAACATGATTGCTCATACTGTTTTATTTGAAAAGCTTCGTAAATCATCAGCTTCCTCATCAAAGCGACTTGCTAACTCTACCACAACTGGCACCCATGCTCGTTCCCTTCCACCCTTGCCCCCAAACACTACTAATGAATCATCAGCTTCCTCATCTCCATCTCCATCTCCATCTGCATCTGCATCTCCATCTCCTCGAATGTATTATTTCCCATGGAGATCATTATCTCTCTCAGATTTGCACCATGCTTCGAGTATCACTGACTCGGTGATTAACGAACGAGACAAGGAGGATGAGCATTAG
- the LOC111919946 gene encoding MOB kinase activator-like 1A isoform X1 yields MSLFGLGSRNQKTFRPKKSAPSGSKGAQLKKHIDATLGSGNLREAVRLPPGEDLNEWLAINAVDFFNQVNLLYGTLTEFCTPSTCPTMTAGAKYEYRWADGVTIKKPIEVSAPKYVEYLMEWIETQLDNESIFPQRLGAPFPHYFLDVVKTVFKRLFRVYAHIYHSHFQMIMSLKEEAHLNTCFKHFVLFTWEFRLIDQGELAPLYELVESILKL; encoded by the exons ATGAGTCTCTTTGGCCTCGGCAGCAG AAATCAGAAGACTTTTCGACCAAAAAAGAGTGCTCCATCAGGAAGTAAG GGTGCACAACTTAAAAAACACATAGACGCAACTTTGGGTAGTGGAAATTTGCGTGAAGCTGTTCGCCTACCCCCTGGAGAAGATCTAAACGAGTGGCTTGCTATAAATG CTGTTGATTTCTTTAATCAAGTGAATCTCCTTTATGGCACTCTTACTGAATTCTGCACACCATCAACATGTCCAACAATGACAGCTGGAGCAAA ATATGAGTACAGGTGGGCGGATGGAGTTACTATTAAGAAACCCATAGAAGTATCCGCTCCTAAATACGTGGAGTATTTAATGGAATGGATCGAAACTCAACTTGATAACGAATCAATATTCCCTCAAAGACTTG GTGCTCCATTTCCTCACTATTTCCTGGATGTGGTGAAGACGGTGTTTAAGCGGTTGTTTAGGGTTTATGCTCATATCTATCATTCGCATTTTCAGATGATTATGAGTTTGAAAGAAGAAGCTCATCTTAATACCTGTTTCAAGCATTTTGTCCTCTTCACATGG GAATTTCGGTTGATTGATCAGGGTGAGCTTGCACCTTTATATGAGCTTGTTGAGTCTATTTTGAAGCTGTAG
- the LOC111919946 gene encoding MOB kinase activator-like 1A isoform X2, with protein sequence MTAGAKYEYRWADGVTIKKPIEVSAPKYVEYLMEWIETQLDNESIFPQRLGAPFPHYFLDVVKTVFKRLFRVYAHIYHSHFQMIMSLKEEAHLNTCFKHFVLFTWEFRLIDQGELAPLYELVESILKL encoded by the exons ATGACAGCTGGAGCAAA ATATGAGTACAGGTGGGCGGATGGAGTTACTATTAAGAAACCCATAGAAGTATCCGCTCCTAAATACGTGGAGTATTTAATGGAATGGATCGAAACTCAACTTGATAACGAATCAATATTCCCTCAAAGACTTG GTGCTCCATTTCCTCACTATTTCCTGGATGTGGTGAAGACGGTGTTTAAGCGGTTGTTTAGGGTTTATGCTCATATCTATCATTCGCATTTTCAGATGATTATGAGTTTGAAAGAAGAAGCTCATCTTAATACCTGTTTCAAGCATTTTGTCCTCTTCACATGG GAATTTCGGTTGATTGATCAGGGTGAGCTTGCACCTTTATATGAGCTTGTTGAGTCTATTTTGAAGCTGTAG